A stretch of the Aegilops tauschii subsp. strangulata cultivar AL8/78 chromosome 4, Aet v6.0, whole genome shotgun sequence genome encodes the following:
- the LOC109732965 gene encoding uncharacterized protein isoform X4, which translates to MACCCFRAAAVPRLLFRAAARPLQLPLAVSRKSVLPVTDSVESFQGPSVDHAPRIPLYDDSLPSGVSTILTNPGENVAPADPSKSRIMLVDGTSVMYRSYYKILAQLQHGQLEHADGNGDWVLTIFKALSLLLDMLEFLPSHVAMVFDHDGMTFRHMLYPAYKSNRTSTPDTIVQGMQYLKASIKAMSIKVIEVPGVEADDAIGTLAVNSVSAGYKVRVVSPDKDFFQILSPSLRLLRISPRGSGMVSFGVEDFVKRYGALKPSQFVDVVALSGDKADNIPGVEGIGDVNAVKLITKFGSLENLLRSVDEVEDQRIKQALISQSEQALLCKSLAILRCDLPSYMVPFKTPDLVFQKPKDDGAKFINLLRALEAYAEGSSADQIIRRALYLWNKLES; encoded by the exons ATGGCGTGCTGCTGCTTCCGTGCTGCCGCGGTGCCGCGCCTCCTCTTCCGCGCCGCCGCGCGGCCCCTCCAGTTGCCGCTCGCCGTCTCCCGAAAG TCAGTCTTGCCAGTCACTGATTCAGTCGAGAGTTTTCAAGGACCGTCAGTGGATCACGCCCCCCGGATTCCGTTGTATGATGACAGCTTGCCCTCAGGTGTATCGACCATATTAACGAATCCTGGTGAGAATGTCGCTCCTGCTGATCCTTCAAAGAGCAGAATCATGCTTGTTGATGGAACCTCAGTGATGTACAGATCCTACTACAAGATATTAG CACAGCTGCAACATGGTCAGTTGGAACATGCTGATGGCAATGGGGATTGGGTTTTAACTATATTCAAAGCTCTGTCACTG CTTCTTGACATGTTGGAGTTCCTTCCGTCTCATGTTGCG ATGGTGTTTGACCATGATG GAATGACTTTTCGACATATGTTATATCCTGCTTATAAGAGCAATCGCACCTCAACACCAGACACCATTGTTCAGGGCATGCAATACTTGAAGGCATCTATCAAAGCAATGTCAATTAAAGTAATCGAG GTTCCAGGTGTCGAAGCTGATGATGCTATTGGTACACTAGCTGTCAACAGTGTGTCTGCAGGCTACAAG GTCCGTGTTGTCTCCCCTGATAAAGATTTCTTCCAAATTTTATCACCTTCTCTACGTTTGCTGAGGATTTCTCCACGTGGTTCTGG GATGGTTTCATTTGGAGTCGAAGATTTCGTGAAGAGATATGGAGCATTAAAGCCATCACAGTTTGTTGATGTTGTTGCACTTTCAGGCGACAAAGCTGATAATATACCAG GAGTTGAAGGAATTGGAGATGTTAATGCAGTAAAACTAATAACTAAGTTTG GTTCGTTGGAGAACTTGTTGAGATCAGTGGATGAAGTCGAGGACCAGCGAATCAAACAG GCTTTGATCTCTCAATCGGAACAGGCATTACTCTGCAAAAGCCTG GCCATATTACGTTGTGACCTTCCATCGTACATGGTTCCTTTTAAGACCCCCGACCTCGTATTCCAGAAGCCAAAG GATGATGGAGCCAAATTCATAAATCTGTTGCGAGCTTTGGAGGCGTATGCAGAAGGATCGTCGGCAGACCAAATCATCAGAAGAGCTTTGTATCTCTGGAACAAACTTGAATCATGA
- the LOC109732965 gene encoding uncharacterized protein isoform X3, translating into MACCCFRAAAVPRLLFRAAARPLQLPLAVSRKGFSGQSVLPVTDSVESFQGPSVDHAPRIPLYDDSLPSGVSTILTNPGENVAPADPSKSRIMLVDGTSVMYRSYYKILAQLQHGQLEHADGNGDWVLTIFKALSLLLDMLEFLPSHVAMVFDHDGMTFRHMLYPAYKSNRTSTPDTIVQGMQYLKASIKAMSIKVIEVPGVEADDAIGTLAVNSVSAGYKVRVVSPDKDFFQILSPSLRLLRISPRGSGMVSFGVEDFVKRYGALKPSQFVDVVALSGDKADNIPGVEGIGDVNAVKLITKFGSLENLLRSVDEVEDQRIKQALISQSEQALLCKSLAILRCDLPSYMVPFKTPDLVFQKPKDDGAKFINLLRALEAYAEGSSADQIIRRALYLWNKLES; encoded by the exons ATGGCGTGCTGCTGCTTCCGTGCTGCCGCGGTGCCGCGCCTCCTCTTCCGCGCCGCCGCGCGGCCCCTCCAGTTGCCGCTCGCCGTCTCCCGAAAG GGTTTCTCGGGGCAGTCAGTCTTGCCAGTCACTGATTCAGTCGAGAGTTTTCAAGGACCGTCAGTGGATCACGCCCCCCGGATTCCGTTGTATGATGACAGCTTGCCCTCAGGTGTATCGACCATATTAACGAATCCTGGTGAGAATGTCGCTCCTGCTGATCCTTCAAAGAGCAGAATCATGCTTGTTGATGGAACCTCAGTGATGTACAGATCCTACTACAAGATATTAG CACAGCTGCAACATGGTCAGTTGGAACATGCTGATGGCAATGGGGATTGGGTTTTAACTATATTCAAAGCTCTGTCACTG CTTCTTGACATGTTGGAGTTCCTTCCGTCTCATGTTGCG ATGGTGTTTGACCATGATG GAATGACTTTTCGACATATGTTATATCCTGCTTATAAGAGCAATCGCACCTCAACACCAGACACCATTGTTCAGGGCATGCAATACTTGAAGGCATCTATCAAAGCAATGTCAATTAAAGTAATCGAG GTTCCAGGTGTCGAAGCTGATGATGCTATTGGTACACTAGCTGTCAACAGTGTGTCTGCAGGCTACAAG GTCCGTGTTGTCTCCCCTGATAAAGATTTCTTCCAAATTTTATCACCTTCTCTACGTTTGCTGAGGATTTCTCCACGTGGTTCTGG GATGGTTTCATTTGGAGTCGAAGATTTCGTGAAGAGATATGGAGCATTAAAGCCATCACAGTTTGTTGATGTTGTTGCACTTTCAGGCGACAAAGCTGATAATATACCAG GAGTTGAAGGAATTGGAGATGTTAATGCAGTAAAACTAATAACTAAGTTTG GTTCGTTGGAGAACTTGTTGAGATCAGTGGATGAAGTCGAGGACCAGCGAATCAAACAG GCTTTGATCTCTCAATCGGAACAGGCATTACTCTGCAAAAGCCTG GCCATATTACGTTGTGACCTTCCATCGTACATGGTTCCTTTTAAGACCCCCGACCTCGTATTCCAGAAGCCAAAG GATGATGGAGCCAAATTCATAAATCTGTTGCGAGCTTTGGAGGCGTATGCAGAAGGATCGTCGGCAGACCAAATCATCAGAAGAGCTTTGTATCTCTGGAACAAACTTGAATCATGA
- the LOC109732965 gene encoding uncharacterized protein isoform X1 — protein MACCCFRAAAVPRLLFRAAARPLQLPLAVSRKGFSGQSVLPVTDSVESFQGPSVDHAPRIPLYDDSLPSGVSTILTNPGENVAPADPSKSRIMLVDGTSVMYRSYYKILAQLQHGQLEHADGNGDWVLTIFKALSLLLDMLEFLPSHVAMVFDHDGVPYGHYTAMPSKECHMAKGMTFRHMLYPAYKSNRTSTPDTIVQGMQYLKASIKAMSIKVIEVPGVEADDAIGTLAVNSVSAGYKVRVVSPDKDFFQILSPSLRLLRISPRGSGMVSFGVEDFVKRYGALKPSQFVDVVALSGDKADNIPGVEGIGDVNAVKLITKFGSLENLLRSVDEVEDQRIKQALISQSEQALLCKSLAILRCDLPSYMVPFKTPDLVFQKPKDDGAKFINLLRALEAYAEGSSADQIIRRALYLWNKLES, from the exons ATGGCGTGCTGCTGCTTCCGTGCTGCCGCGGTGCCGCGCCTCCTCTTCCGCGCCGCCGCGCGGCCCCTCCAGTTGCCGCTCGCCGTCTCCCGAAAG GGTTTCTCGGGGCAGTCAGTCTTGCCAGTCACTGATTCAGTCGAGAGTTTTCAAGGACCGTCAGTGGATCACGCCCCCCGGATTCCGTTGTATGATGACAGCTTGCCCTCAGGTGTATCGACCATATTAACGAATCCTGGTGAGAATGTCGCTCCTGCTGATCCTTCAAAGAGCAGAATCATGCTTGTTGATGGAACCTCAGTGATGTACAGATCCTACTACAAGATATTAG CACAGCTGCAACATGGTCAGTTGGAACATGCTGATGGCAATGGGGATTGGGTTTTAACTATATTCAAAGCTCTGTCACTG CTTCTTGACATGTTGGAGTTCCTTCCGTCTCATGTTGCG ATGGTGTTTGACCATGATG GAGTCCCATATGGTCATTATACAGCCATGCCATCCaaagaatgtcacatggcaaaag GAATGACTTTTCGACATATGTTATATCCTGCTTATAAGAGCAATCGCACCTCAACACCAGACACCATTGTTCAGGGCATGCAATACTTGAAGGCATCTATCAAAGCAATGTCAATTAAAGTAATCGAG GTTCCAGGTGTCGAAGCTGATGATGCTATTGGTACACTAGCTGTCAACAGTGTGTCTGCAGGCTACAAG GTCCGTGTTGTCTCCCCTGATAAAGATTTCTTCCAAATTTTATCACCTTCTCTACGTTTGCTGAGGATTTCTCCACGTGGTTCTGG GATGGTTTCATTTGGAGTCGAAGATTTCGTGAAGAGATATGGAGCATTAAAGCCATCACAGTTTGTTGATGTTGTTGCACTTTCAGGCGACAAAGCTGATAATATACCAG GAGTTGAAGGAATTGGAGATGTTAATGCAGTAAAACTAATAACTAAGTTTG GTTCGTTGGAGAACTTGTTGAGATCAGTGGATGAAGTCGAGGACCAGCGAATCAAACAG GCTTTGATCTCTCAATCGGAACAGGCATTACTCTGCAAAAGCCTG GCCATATTACGTTGTGACCTTCCATCGTACATGGTTCCTTTTAAGACCCCCGACCTCGTATTCCAGAAGCCAAAG GATGATGGAGCCAAATTCATAAATCTGTTGCGAGCTTTGGAGGCGTATGCAGAAGGATCGTCGGCAGACCAAATCATCAGAAGAGCTTTGTATCTCTGGAACAAACTTGAATCATGA
- the LOC109732955 gene encoding glucan endo-1,3-beta-glucosidase 7, with protein sequence MGGRRWQLDAAAVIFRLLLLHGAFLFQLATSQSFIGVNYGTIADNLPPAASTASLLTSTSIGKLRLYEPQPDLVAALAGSNISILLGVPNSDVPSLAASPAAAASWAAANIPTTVSVSAISVGNELLNSGDPTLAPQLLPAMQNLLAALPAGSTTKVSTVHSMAVLAASDPPSSGAFHPDLAGSLDPVLDFLRQNGSPFMINPYPYFAYASDTRDETLAFCLFQPNPGRVDAASGLTYMNMFDAQLDAVRAALDGKGYAGVDIVIAETGWPYRGDADEAGATPDNARAYNGNLVAHLRSQVGTPRTPGRSVDTYLFALYDEDLKPGPVSERSFGLYQADLTANYDIGLAKGSASPSTSGQIGITAAPAQGAPQATRGATPAGYCVTTGSVPGGTQQVQQQSSSCYVPGTAASPRADAGVPLLVLFGVLLGLAMVAESR encoded by the exons ATGGGGGGCAGAAGGTGGCAGCTGGATGCTGCCGCTGTGATCTTCAGGCTCCTACTTCTACACGGCGCCTTCCTCTTCCAGTTGGCAA CGTCGCAGTCGTTCATCGGAGTAAACTACGGGACGATCGCGGACAACCTGCCGCCCGCGGCGTCTACGGCCAGCCTGCTCACGTCGACGTCCATCGGCAAGCTCCGCCTCTACGAGCCCCAACCGGACCTCGTCGCCGCGCTCGCGGGGTCCAACATCTCCATCCTCCTCGGCGTCCCCAACTCCGACGTCCCGAGCCTCGCCGCCTCCCCGGCCGCCGCGGCGTCGTGGGCGGCCGCGAACATCCCGACCACGGTGTCCGTCTCCGCCATCTCCGTCGGCAACGAGCTGCTCAACTCCGGCGACCCCACGCTCGCGCCCCAGCTCCTCCCCGCCATGCAGAACCTCCTGGCCGCGCTCCCCGCCGGCTCGACCACCAAGGTTTCCACGGTGCACTCGATGGCGGTGCTGGCGGCGTCGGACCCGCCGTCCTCCGGCGCGTTCCACCCGGACCTCGCCGGGAGCCTGGACCCGGTGCTGGACTTCCTGCGGCAGAACGGCTCGCCGTTCATGATCAACCCGTACCCGTACTTCGCGTACGCGTCCGACACGCGGGACGAGACGCTGGCCTTCTGCCTGTTCCAGCCCAACCCGGGCCGCGTGGACGCCGCGTCGGGGCTGACCTACATGAACATGTTCGACGCGCAGCTCGACGCCGTccgggcggcgctggacggcaaGGGGTACGCGGGCGTGGACATCGTCATCGCCGAGACCGGGTGGCCGTACAGGGGGGACGCCGACGAGGCCGGCGCCACGCCAGACAACGCCAGGGCGTACAACGGCAACCTCGTGGCGCACCTCAGGTCGCAGGTGGGCACGCCGCGGACGCCCGGCAGGTCGGTGGACACGTACCTCTTCGCGCTCTACGACGAGGACCTCAAGCCCGGGCCCGTGTCGGAGCGGTCGTTCGGGCTGTACCAGGCCGACCTCACGGCCAACTACGACATCGGGCTCGCCAAAGGCAGCGCCAGCCCCAGCACGTCCGGCCAGATCGGCATCACCGCAGCTCCGGCGCAG GGTGCGCCGCAGGCAACGAGGGGGGCGACGCCGGCGGGGTACTGTGTGACGACGGGCAGCGTGCCGGGGGGCACGCAGCAGGTGCAGCAGCAGAGCAGCTCGTGCTACGTCCCGGGAACAGCAGCATCGCCGAGAGCTGACGCCGGCGTGCCGCTTCTTGTCTTGTTTGGTGTTTTGCTGGGCCTGGCAATGGTGGCCGAAAGTAGATGA
- the LOC109732965 gene encoding uncharacterized protein isoform X2 — MACCCFRAAAVPRLLFRAAARPLQLPLAVSRKSVLPVTDSVESFQGPSVDHAPRIPLYDDSLPSGVSTILTNPGENVAPADPSKSRIMLVDGTSVMYRSYYKILAQLQHGQLEHADGNGDWVLTIFKALSLLLDMLEFLPSHVAMVFDHDGVPYGHYTAMPSKECHMAKGMTFRHMLYPAYKSNRTSTPDTIVQGMQYLKASIKAMSIKVIEVPGVEADDAIGTLAVNSVSAGYKVRVVSPDKDFFQILSPSLRLLRISPRGSGMVSFGVEDFVKRYGALKPSQFVDVVALSGDKADNIPGVEGIGDVNAVKLITKFGSLENLLRSVDEVEDQRIKQALISQSEQALLCKSLAILRCDLPSYMVPFKTPDLVFQKPKDDGAKFINLLRALEAYAEGSSADQIIRRALYLWNKLES, encoded by the exons ATGGCGTGCTGCTGCTTCCGTGCTGCCGCGGTGCCGCGCCTCCTCTTCCGCGCCGCCGCGCGGCCCCTCCAGTTGCCGCTCGCCGTCTCCCGAAAG TCAGTCTTGCCAGTCACTGATTCAGTCGAGAGTTTTCAAGGACCGTCAGTGGATCACGCCCCCCGGATTCCGTTGTATGATGACAGCTTGCCCTCAGGTGTATCGACCATATTAACGAATCCTGGTGAGAATGTCGCTCCTGCTGATCCTTCAAAGAGCAGAATCATGCTTGTTGATGGAACCTCAGTGATGTACAGATCCTACTACAAGATATTAG CACAGCTGCAACATGGTCAGTTGGAACATGCTGATGGCAATGGGGATTGGGTTTTAACTATATTCAAAGCTCTGTCACTG CTTCTTGACATGTTGGAGTTCCTTCCGTCTCATGTTGCG ATGGTGTTTGACCATGATG GAGTCCCATATGGTCATTATACAGCCATGCCATCCaaagaatgtcacatggcaaaag GAATGACTTTTCGACATATGTTATATCCTGCTTATAAGAGCAATCGCACCTCAACACCAGACACCATTGTTCAGGGCATGCAATACTTGAAGGCATCTATCAAAGCAATGTCAATTAAAGTAATCGAG GTTCCAGGTGTCGAAGCTGATGATGCTATTGGTACACTAGCTGTCAACAGTGTGTCTGCAGGCTACAAG GTCCGTGTTGTCTCCCCTGATAAAGATTTCTTCCAAATTTTATCACCTTCTCTACGTTTGCTGAGGATTTCTCCACGTGGTTCTGG GATGGTTTCATTTGGAGTCGAAGATTTCGTGAAGAGATATGGAGCATTAAAGCCATCACAGTTTGTTGATGTTGTTGCACTTTCAGGCGACAAAGCTGATAATATACCAG GAGTTGAAGGAATTGGAGATGTTAATGCAGTAAAACTAATAACTAAGTTTG GTTCGTTGGAGAACTTGTTGAGATCAGTGGATGAAGTCGAGGACCAGCGAATCAAACAG GCTTTGATCTCTCAATCGGAACAGGCATTACTCTGCAAAAGCCTG GCCATATTACGTTGTGACCTTCCATCGTACATGGTTCCTTTTAAGACCCCCGACCTCGTATTCCAGAAGCCAAAG GATGATGGAGCCAAATTCATAAATCTGTTGCGAGCTTTGGAGGCGTATGCAGAAGGATCGTCGGCAGACCAAATCATCAGAAGAGCTTTGTATCTCTGGAACAAACTTGAATCATGA